A genomic window from Providencia alcalifaciens includes:
- a CDS encoding fimbrial protein, whose protein sequence is MMSIKNLAKVLLISSTLFTSGAFGFSGYLYIEIKGVVLSKPCQINNGQAIEVNFGDVMTTRIEGEVYKQPMEYTITCQDGVQPKLNMYIDGTPAAFDQRVLKTSVDNLGVLFKADATDFPLKSKRGFNFASPAKLFAVLVKKSGADLPAKAFTANATLKVEYQ, encoded by the coding sequence ATGATGTCTATTAAAAATTTAGCCAAGGTATTATTGATATCATCGACTCTTTTTACGTCAGGTGCCTTTGGATTTTCAGGCTACCTGTATATAGAAATTAAAGGTGTCGTCTTATCCAAACCCTGCCAGATTAATAATGGACAAGCCATAGAGGTCAATTTTGGTGATGTCATGACTACGCGTATTGAAGGTGAAGTGTATAAACAGCCAATGGAGTACACAATTACCTGTCAAGACGGCGTTCAACCAAAATTGAATATGTATATTGACGGCACACCCGCAGCGTTTGACCAGCGGGTGCTTAAAACGAGTGTCGATAATCTCGGTGTCCTTTTTAAGGCGGATGCTACTGATTTCCCATTAAAGAGTAAGCGTGGTTTTAACTTTGCATCACCAGCTAAATTATTTGCGGTATTGGTGAAGAAAAGTGGCGCTGATTTACCAGCGAAAGCCTTTACGGCCAATGCAACACTCAAAGTCGAGTATCAATAA
- a CDS encoding TonB-dependent receptor plug domain-containing protein, translated as MKIKQITYLIGMALFAAHGQAATATPEKNQAQADTSRDVMSVWSTPLAADANVITESQMKQLNKTNVAQALSTLPGVAIQKSGNRNETQVNVRGFDSRQVPVFFDGIPTYVPYDGTLDLGRFMTSELASVELSTGYTSLLQGPNLMGGAINLTTATPKKPFEANLSFNQGFARGSDNAHNISARLGGRNDLGFIQISGSQYKQRFMGLPSSDDNNPNAGTHGRRTNSATDDKRLMLKMGWTPRETDEYVVTYIKQDGDKNSAPNANSDKQQIWQWPAYDKESIYFNGTTQVTDGIALQSRIYHDSFKNTLHQYKSVKDYQKGIYNYSRYDDYSNGADLRADFTIRDLDMLSFAAHWKEDIHRSRSNKTNPFDRYKDQTWSVSTEYQWVVTDKLDIIGGIGYDWRDSDDGKRYVYNKKTGAMEGVQHYDNNNQHAFNWEMMARYHLENEDTVQFSVSERTRFPTQKERYTENKMKNNDSFLINPHLDAERALTFDLTYKGHFTPVWSYTASTYYNHVSDAIMAHHVGENKKGGALLQNRNSGKVDYIGADLGTTGQITDWMEAGVNYSYIHADPKHYSVRHVSELPTHKAFAWVKFTPYQPMSLTITEEARSWAFNYVDNEDKVRGFAKTDVRVDYDLGHGLSVNSSVNNLFDKSYEYTDGYIEEGRNYWLGIEYKY; from the coding sequence ATGAAAATAAAACAAATTACCTATTTGATAGGAATGGCGTTATTCGCAGCACACGGGCAAGCAGCAACCGCTACCCCAGAGAAAAATCAGGCTCAAGCTGACACGAGCCGCGATGTGATGTCGGTTTGGAGTACCCCACTCGCCGCTGATGCTAACGTGATCACTGAGTCGCAAATGAAGCAACTCAATAAAACCAACGTCGCTCAAGCCCTCAGTACCTTACCCGGCGTGGCGATTCAAAAATCTGGTAACCGTAACGAAACTCAAGTCAACGTACGTGGCTTTGACAGTCGCCAAGTGCCTGTTTTCTTCGACGGTATCCCGACTTATGTTCCTTATGATGGCACCCTTGACCTTGGGCGCTTTATGACCAGTGAACTGGCGAGTGTCGAGCTTTCTACGGGGTATACTTCCCTGTTACAAGGCCCGAACTTAATGGGCGGCGCCATCAATTTAACCACTGCAACCCCAAAAAAACCGTTCGAGGCTAATTTAAGCTTCAATCAAGGCTTTGCGCGCGGTTCGGACAATGCTCATAACATTAGTGCCCGCCTAGGTGGTCGTAATGATTTAGGCTTTATTCAAATCAGTGGCAGCCAATATAAGCAGCGATTTATGGGTCTACCTAGCTCTGACGATAATAACCCCAATGCAGGAACTCACGGACGCCGTACTAACTCAGCCACCGATGATAAGCGTTTAATGTTGAAAATGGGCTGGACACCACGAGAAACCGATGAGTATGTGGTCACTTACATTAAGCAAGATGGTGATAAAAATAGTGCACCGAATGCCAACTCCGATAAGCAGCAAATCTGGCAGTGGCCAGCTTATGATAAAGAGAGCATCTACTTTAACGGCACCACCCAAGTTACTGACGGTATTGCCTTGCAAAGCCGCATTTATCACGACTCATTCAAAAACACGCTACACCAGTACAAATCCGTCAAAGATTATCAAAAAGGTATTTATAACTACAGCCGCTATGACGACTACAGCAACGGTGCCGACTTGCGTGCAGACTTTACCATCCGTGATTTAGATATGCTGTCATTTGCCGCACACTGGAAAGAAGACATTCACCGCTCTCGCAGTAATAAAACCAATCCATTTGACCGCTATAAAGATCAAACATGGTCTGTTTCCACCGAATACCAATGGGTCGTGACTGATAAGCTCGACATCATCGGCGGAATTGGCTATGACTGGCGTGATAGTGATGATGGAAAACGCTATGTATACAATAAAAAAACCGGCGCAATGGAAGGCGTTCAACATTATGACAATAACAACCAACATGCCTTTAACTGGGAAATGATGGCCCGTTACCATTTAGAAAATGAAGATACCGTTCAATTCTCTGTATCCGAAAGAACACGTTTCCCAACTCAGAAAGAGCGCTACACCGAAAACAAAATGAAGAATAATGATTCTTTCCTCATTAACCCTCATTTAGATGCTGAACGCGCACTGACCTTTGATTTAACCTACAAAGGGCATTTCACCCCAGTATGGAGCTACACCGCAAGCACTTACTATAACCACGTTTCTGATGCCATTATGGCGCACCATGTAGGCGAAAATAAAAAAGGCGGCGCATTACTGCAAAACCGTAATAGCGGCAAAGTGGATTATATCGGCGCGGATTTAGGTACCACAGGGCAGATCACTGACTGGATGGAAGCGGGTGTGAACTACAGCTATATCCACGCTGACCCGAAACATTACAGCGTACGCCATGTTTCAGAACTGCCCACTCACAAAGCGTTTGCTTGGGTAAAATTTACCCCATATCAACCGATGAGCCTGACGATTACAGAAGAAGCCAGAAGTTGGGCATTTAACTATGTTGATAATGAAGATAAGGTTCGCGGCTTTGCCAAAACCGATGTCCGCGTGGATTATGACTTAGGACATGGGCTATCCGTGAACAGCTCAGTCAACAACCTGTTCGACAAGTCCTATGAATATACTGATGGCTATATAGAAGAAGGTCGCAACTATTGGCTAGGAATTGAATATAAATACTAA
- the modD gene encoding ModD protein, with the protein MIYLPDTLIDQLLLDDIQYGDLTSRALGLHTQQGTMTFTSKLGGCVSGLDIAQRMLTKLGVHSECLFRDGDIVEPQSRLINASGSVEALHQGWKAVQNVLEWCGGVSHYTHQMVTILKKYHPNGQLACTRKTIPATKPLALTAILAGGGIIHRAGSAETILLFTNHRNCLTNPDDWQSHVDTLRASAPEKQIIVEADDYQQARLAINANADIVQLDKLPVEQIQQLQNLVNKKKSRCRLSIAGGVNLQTLESFVQTGVPLLVTSAPYYANPRDIKVQIFKS; encoded by the coding sequence ATGATCTACTTGCCTGACACCCTAATTGACCAGCTGCTTCTCGACGATATCCAGTATGGGGATCTCACCAGCCGTGCCCTTGGCTTGCATACCCAGCAAGGCACCATGACCTTTACCTCCAAGCTCGGTGGCTGTGTCAGCGGGTTGGATATCGCCCAGCGTATGCTCACCAAGCTGGGCGTGCACAGCGAATGCCTATTTCGTGATGGGGATATCGTGGAGCCACAAAGCCGCTTAATTAACGCGTCCGGCTCGGTTGAAGCGCTACATCAAGGGTGGAAGGCAGTCCAGAATGTCTTGGAATGGTGCGGTGGCGTCAGCCACTATACCCATCAAATGGTCACGATATTAAAAAAATATCACCCTAATGGGCAGCTCGCTTGCACACGAAAAACCATTCCCGCGACTAAGCCCCTTGCGTTAACCGCGATCCTCGCTGGTGGTGGCATTATCCATCGAGCTGGCAGCGCAGAAACTATCTTGCTATTCACTAATCATCGCAACTGCCTTACCAATCCCGATGATTGGCAGTCTCATGTTGATACGTTACGAGCTTCAGCTCCTGAGAAGCAGATCATCGTTGAAGCCGATGACTATCAGCAAGCCCGACTTGCCATTAATGCCAATGCCGATATTGTGCAGTTGGATAAGCTTCCCGTAGAGCAGATTCAGCAATTACAAAACTTAGTGAATAAGAAAAAATCCCGCTGCCGCTTATCCATTGCAGGAGGCGTTAACCTGCAAACCCTCGAAAGTTTCGTTCAAACAGGTGTTCCTCTGTTGGTCACTTCGGCGCCCTATTACGCAAATCCAAGAGACATCAAAGTACAGATATTTAAATCTTAA
- a CDS encoding ABC transporter ATP-binding protein, protein MSILTLDNVAIGYHRQAIIEGINLHLPEGEMTCLLGANGCGKTTLMKTLLGLLPAIDGDICLQGQSISRLKHRDIAKVIAYVPQAHDTPFTFSVVDMVMMGLTPYLCAFSVPGEKEKASAMEQLTQFGIAHLAERLYSTLSGGEKQLVLIARALVQKPKLLIMDEPAASLDFGNQIRLLQHVETLKLHGITVLMSTHHPQHAAAIADHVILLNKQQQARQGSTQSMLTLTNLAELYNIDAPSITAHFQLPLNFTY, encoded by the coding sequence ATGAGTATTTTAACTTTAGATAATGTGGCGATTGGCTACCACCGCCAAGCCATTATCGAGGGTATTAACCTGCATTTACCTGAAGGTGAAATGACCTGTTTACTGGGCGCTAATGGGTGCGGAAAAACTACCTTAATGAAAACCTTATTAGGGTTACTTCCTGCCATTGATGGGGATATATGCTTGCAAGGGCAATCCATCAGCCGGCTGAAGCACAGAGATATCGCGAAAGTGATTGCTTACGTACCCCAAGCTCATGATACGCCCTTTACGTTTTCAGTGGTCGATATGGTGATGATGGGGCTCACCCCCTATCTCTGTGCGTTTAGCGTACCGGGGGAAAAAGAAAAGGCCAGTGCCATGGAGCAATTGACTCAATTTGGCATTGCTCACCTTGCAGAGCGCTTGTATAGCACCCTCAGCGGAGGAGAAAAGCAGCTGGTTTTAATTGCCAGAGCCTTAGTCCAAAAACCCAAGTTATTGATTATGGATGAACCCGCTGCAAGCCTCGATTTTGGCAATCAAATTCGCTTATTACAGCATGTCGAAACGCTCAAGCTGCATGGGATCACGGTGTTGATGTCCACCCATCATCCACAACATGCCGCCGCTATTGCCGATCATGTGATTTTATTAAATAAACAACAGCAAGCACGGCAAGGCTCAACCCAAAGTATGTTAACGCTTACTAACTTGGCAGAACTTTATAATATCGATGCACCGAGTATTACGGCGCATTTTCAGCTTCCACTCAATTTTACTTATTAA
- a CDS encoding FecCD family ABC transporter permease: MAILLLCFLMALTSGKYSLTLEELYRLFTQAPVDDPRSNTVFWQIRFPRVLAAILIGGGLAIAGAAYQGMFRNPLVSPDILGVSAGAGVGAVLGIFLGQSLVSIQLFAFVGGLITVAVVYLIARLARQHDPILSLVLVGVAVSAICGSAISLMKILADPYTQLPSITFWLLGGLSSMTQQDLGSVLPIMVVGFVPLLMLRWRMNLLSLSDEEAKSLGVNVTLNRTILIVSATLITASTVSIAGIIGWVGLIVPHITRMIVGANFRYQLPAAMAIGAILLLITDTLARTIAAIELPLGILTSAVGAPFFLAILLQTRRVK; the protein is encoded by the coding sequence ATGGCTATTTTGCTACTCTGCTTTCTGATGGCATTAACCAGTGGTAAATACTCACTAACCTTGGAAGAGCTATATCGCTTGTTTACTCAAGCGCCCGTTGATGATCCTCGTAGCAATACGGTATTTTGGCAAATTCGCTTTCCACGCGTCTTAGCCGCCATCTTGATTGGCGGTGGACTGGCGATTGCCGGCGCGGCTTATCAAGGCATGTTTCGTAACCCTCTCGTTTCACCTGATATTTTAGGGGTTTCAGCAGGGGCGGGCGTGGGGGCGGTTTTAGGGATATTTCTCGGACAATCACTGGTTTCTATCCAACTGTTTGCCTTTGTGGGTGGCCTTATCACCGTGGCAGTGGTATATCTGATAGCTCGTCTAGCCCGCCAGCACGACCCGATTTTGTCCCTTGTGCTGGTTGGGGTTGCCGTCAGTGCAATTTGCGGCTCCGCCATCTCATTAATGAAAATTTTAGCCGACCCATATACTCAGCTTCCCTCTATCACGTTCTGGCTACTCGGTGGTTTGTCTTCCATGACTCAGCAAGATTTAGGGTCAGTCCTGCCCATCATGGTAGTGGGCTTTGTCCCTTTATTGATGCTGCGTTGGCGCATGAATTTGCTGAGTTTATCCGATGAAGAGGCCAAAAGTTTAGGCGTAAATGTCACACTCAATCGCACCATTTTGATTGTTAGCGCAACACTGATTACCGCCAGCACCGTGTCGATTGCGGGTATTATTGGCTGGGTGGGGTTGATTGTTCCCCATATTACACGAATGATAGTGGGTGCTAACTTCCGCTATCAACTCCCTGCGGCAATGGCAATCGGTGCTATTTTACTGCTGATCACCGATACGCTCGCTCGCACCATTGCGGCCATTGAGTTACCGCTTGGGATCTTAACCTCTGCCGTGGGCGCACCTTTTTTCTTAGCCATTTTGCTGCAAACAAGGCGGGTTAAATGA
- a CDS encoding fimbria/pilus periplasmic chaperone, whose product MNLLTKRNAVAILSASLLAQSAYAAIAIDRTRVIYNEGDKSVSVGLSNEHKISPYLAQAWIENDKDEKVNSPFIVTPPVHRLEADSKSQIKIQSVPAIAKLPKDQESVYYLNVREIPPRSEKANVLQIALQTKIKLFYRPAAIATNERLETIPQENDIKLVKQGSGYIVKNPTPYFLSVTKFSKGKTEVANFEPIMVPPRGETSLGKNTGDIGTSPTLVYLNDFGGTIDLKFNCSAVECSVVPRK is encoded by the coding sequence ATGAATTTATTAACTAAACGAAATGCGGTCGCAATCTTAAGCGCCTCATTACTGGCTCAATCAGCTTATGCAGCCATTGCTATTGATAGAACTCGTGTTATTTACAACGAGGGCGATAAATCAGTGAGCGTAGGTTTAAGTAATGAACACAAAATCAGTCCTTATTTGGCGCAAGCATGGATAGAAAACGATAAAGATGAAAAAGTAAATTCACCCTTTATTGTGACGCCGCCCGTACACCGACTTGAGGCAGATTCAAAAAGCCAAATTAAAATCCAGTCTGTGCCTGCTATCGCTAAATTACCGAAAGACCAGGAAAGCGTTTATTACCTAAATGTGAGAGAAATACCACCGCGCAGTGAAAAAGCCAACGTATTACAAATTGCGTTACAAACAAAAATAAAACTGTTCTATCGTCCTGCAGCGATTGCAACGAACGAAAGACTGGAAACTATTCCTCAAGAGAATGACATTAAACTGGTGAAACAAGGTAGTGGATATATAGTCAAAAACCCAACACCTTACTTCTTATCAGTTACTAAATTCAGCAAAGGTAAGACGGAAGTTGCTAATTTTGAACCTATTATGGTTCCACCACGTGGTGAAACTAGCTTAGGCAAAAATACAGGGGATATCGGGACATCACCAACCTTAGTATATCTCAATGATTTTGGCGGTACGATTGATTTGAAATTTAACTGCAGCGCGGTTGAGTGTTCTGTCGTACCTAGAAAATAA
- a CDS encoding ABC transporter substrate-binding protein: protein MGMNRRHFIQSCTVLAAFYSLPAFSRSPVAEALFGTLPANGNIQKVITAGPPADLLMFALAPENMVGFAAINLKKGNSELFAPQWMNLPVYGRLAGRGSTLSLEQLLAYHPDLILDTGNIDETYRSQAEKVAKQTGIPYLLMDGKLIDAPQQLRQLGRLLNVNQQAEKLSMIAERYLSNAQQFALTQQQKPLSFYLARGAKGLQTGTKGSIHTEAIEMLGFRNVVGIDGFHGLTDVSMEQLYQWEPDIIITQYDESVELITRSPLWAGLKAVSSNNFFVFSGMPFGWLDGPPGINRLLGMRRLQSHFDKAVEETITHDLRQFFELFYHSSLTQEQVDLLMERS from the coding sequence ATGGGCATGAATAGAAGACATTTTATCCAATCCTGCACTGTCCTTGCGGCATTCTACAGTTTACCTGCTTTTAGTCGCAGCCCTGTCGCAGAGGCATTATTCGGTACTTTACCTGCAAACGGTAACATTCAAAAGGTGATCACGGCTGGTCCGCCCGCAGACTTGCTGATGTTTGCCCTCGCCCCAGAAAACATGGTGGGTTTTGCCGCTATTAACTTGAAAAAAGGGAATAGTGAACTGTTTGCGCCACAATGGATGAATTTGCCTGTTTATGGTCGTCTTGCGGGACGAGGTAGCACGTTATCCCTTGAACAATTATTGGCTTACCATCCTGATTTGATCCTCGATACTGGCAATATCGATGAAACCTACCGCTCCCAAGCGGAAAAAGTCGCCAAACAAACGGGGATCCCATATTTGCTGATGGACGGTAAGCTAATTGATGCTCCGCAACAGCTCCGTCAACTTGGTCGTCTATTGAATGTCAATCAGCAAGCTGAAAAACTGAGTATGATCGCAGAACGCTATCTTAGCAATGCGCAGCAATTTGCACTGACTCAACAACAAAAACCCCTCAGTTTTTACCTAGCCAGAGGTGCTAAAGGGCTACAAACCGGCACAAAAGGCTCCATTCACACTGAAGCCATCGAAATGCTCGGTTTTCGCAATGTAGTGGGCATCGATGGATTCCACGGTTTGACCGATGTTTCCATGGAACAGCTGTACCAGTGGGAGCCAGATATTATCATCACCCAATATGATGAATCTGTTGAATTAATCACTCGCTCGCCATTATGGGCGGGACTCAAAGCCGTCTCATCGAATAATTTTTTCGTATTCAGTGGGATGCCATTCGGTTGGTTAGATGGCCCGCCGGGGATCAACCGTTTACTGGGCATGAGACGCTTACAGAGCCACTTTGATAAAGCGGTTGAAGAGACTATCACGCACGATCTCAGGCAATTTTTTGAGCTGTTCTACCACTCATCGCTCACTCAAGAGCAGGTCGACTTACTAATGGAAAGGTCATGA
- a CDS encoding winged helix-turn-helix domain-containing protein gives MLNLKKGIATRDELLTNVWEEYGLVGSNNNLNTYISEIRKKLELVGIDPKTIVTVPKKGFRIDSHLSSIAMDNDNKNTVSSEIITSDNYGITETLITPSKNLLISQNTELTKVSISDGVDQTVVLDTSISSNADDSKPKSIATSEVITTKNGNLKGKILLVAIISLILIGLFYLFIKQLKPNGNEGNSYTTFGSRGNCVFQSPIKMNEQAKKTNLDFINKKLDKYNIACEEPKRIIVLSDINTSYSFDKNAAISVCKEKNNKFDCISINDQRI, from the coding sequence TTGTTAAATTTAAAGAAAGGAATTGCTACTCGAGACGAACTTCTTACAAATGTTTGGGAAGAATATGGTCTGGTTGGCTCAAATAATAATTTAAACACCTATATCAGTGAAATAAGAAAAAAACTCGAGCTGGTCGGTATTGATCCAAAAACAATTGTTACGGTTCCTAAAAAAGGATTTAGAATCGATAGCCATCTATCCAGTATTGCAATGGATAATGATAACAAAAACACTGTATCCAGTGAAATTATCACTTCAGATAATTATGGTATAACAGAAACACTTATCACCCCATCTAAGAATTTACTAATATCTCAAAATACCGAACTGACAAAAGTCTCTATTTCAGATGGTGTGGATCAAACTGTGGTACTTGACACTTCAATAAGTAGCAATGCTGATGATTCAAAACCAAAATCCATTGCAACTTCAGAAGTAATTACCACTAAAAATGGTAATCTAAAAGGTAAAATACTTTTAGTTGCTATCATCTCACTCATCTTAATTGGATTATTTTACTTGTTTATCAAGCAATTGAAGCCAAATGGTAATGAAGGGAATAGCTATACAACGTTTGGAAGCCGAGGTAATTGCGTATTTCAATCTCCCATCAAAATGAATGAACAAGCAAAAAAAACCAATCTCGATTTTATTAATAAAAAGCTAGATAAATATAATATTGCCTGCGAAGAACCAAAGCGAATTATTGTTCTTTCTGATATCAATACCTCTTACTCATTCGATAAAAATGCTGCAATTAGCGTTTGCAAAGAAAAAAATAATAAGTTTGACTGTATTTCCATTAACGATCAGAGAATTTAA
- a CDS encoding fimbrial protein yields the protein MNKKIRFGILFALLGNLAAVAAMPAQAAQNNMKITGTLVNAPCVVLPENSKVEVDFGDIRLLDIYEPGFQFPNESFTLVLSDCDLTIAQKLKVKFSGTENLLLPGSLALTGSDLNPGLGIFIELTDGTPMKINQFSSLMPISKAGKNELQFNSFIKATSDVVNNKQVKVGKISATATFIFEYE from the coding sequence ATGAATAAGAAAATACGTTTTGGAATTTTATTTGCATTACTGGGAAACCTCGCTGCGGTAGCAGCGATGCCTGCGCAAGCGGCACAGAATAATATGAAAATAACAGGGACGCTGGTAAATGCACCTTGTGTGGTATTACCAGAAAATTCAAAGGTTGAAGTCGATTTTGGTGATATCCGGTTGCTGGATATCTATGAGCCGGGATTTCAATTTCCTAATGAATCCTTCACGTTGGTGTTGTCAGATTGCGATTTGACCATTGCACAAAAATTGAAAGTGAAATTCTCAGGAACTGAAAACTTATTGCTGCCAGGCTCCCTCGCGTTGACAGGCAGTGATTTAAACCCAGGATTAGGTATTTTTATTGAGTTAACCGATGGAACTCCGATGAAAATTAACCAATTCTCATCGCTAATGCCAATCAGTAAAGCGGGTAAAAATGAATTACAGTTTAATTCATTTATCAAAGCAACATCGGATGTTGTGAATAATAAACAAGTGAAAGTCGGTAAAATATCAGCCACTGCAACATTTATATTTGAGTACGAATAA
- a CDS encoding class I SAM-dependent methyltransferase, protein MLIHQLDFAKMYQQHMQQAQRSRKEPEHWDKKASQMAKNCANPNDPYLIRFRQLMDLTGAKTLLDVGCGPGSISLYLANQFQSVTGIDYSAGMLEMANIRAKEMNVTNAQFKTLAWEDSWDDLPKADISVASRSTLVDDLKAAMLKLNRQTNLRVYTTHTVNPTFIDEKIIREIGREVVSLPTYIYAVNILHQMGIHASVDLIKSPNRGGFDNVDAFIDSVNWSLKDLTEEEIEKLRVYYQKQTADGKALPFPSRDWAMVSWDVVNESELTL, encoded by the coding sequence ATGCTTATTCACCAACTCGATTTCGCAAAAATGTACCAGCAACATATGCAACAAGCACAGCGCTCTCGTAAAGAGCCGGAGCATTGGGATAAAAAAGCCTCGCAAATGGCGAAAAACTGTGCCAATCCTAACGATCCATACTTAATTCGCTTTCGCCAATTAATGGATTTGACAGGTGCAAAAACCTTGCTGGATGTGGGATGTGGACCTGGCTCTATTAGCCTTTATCTCGCTAACCAATTTCAATCAGTGACTGGGATAGACTACAGCGCAGGTATGCTCGAAATGGCCAATATTCGTGCCAAAGAGATGAACGTGACCAATGCACAGTTTAAAACCCTCGCGTGGGAAGATAGCTGGGACGATTTACCGAAAGCCGATATTTCTGTGGCCTCTCGCTCTACCCTTGTGGATGACTTAAAAGCCGCGATGCTAAAACTCAATCGCCAAACTAACCTACGCGTCTATACCACGCACACCGTTAACCCGACATTTATTGATGAAAAAATTATCCGTGAAATTGGGCGCGAAGTGGTAAGCCTACCTACCTATATCTATGCGGTGAATATTCTGCATCAAATGGGGATCCACGCCAGTGTCGACTTGATTAAAAGTCCAAATCGAGGTGGATTCGATAACGTGGATGCATTTATCGACAGCGTAAATTGGTCGCTTAAAGATCTCACCGAAGAAGAAATTGAAAAATTACGTGTTTATTATCAAAAACAAACCGCAGACGGCAAAGCCCTGCCGTTCCCATCCCGCGATTGGGCGATGGTGTCGTGGGATGTGGTGAATGAATCGGAACTGACATTATGA
- a CDS encoding FidL-like protein, with the protein MKKYLITAALAAVIIPITYVTFAKDKNNVKLCHSEVVWIKENGTPDGITLKSKISLQVSDNHNGRMNFYGYIKNQETTYRLDRAIYFSYTPVDNKGNYSIVMNSSSVTNSDSTPNEVFSNFIQLEKDKIKYYVNVTRMEDNVYILKDEAYSAFTCYVE; encoded by the coding sequence ATGAAAAAGTATCTTATTACTGCAGCTCTAGCGGCGGTTATTATCCCCATTACCTATGTTACCTTTGCAAAAGATAAAAATAATGTAAAACTTTGTCATTCTGAAGTTGTTTGGATAAAAGAAAATGGCACACCGGATGGCATTACCCTTAAATCTAAAATTTCATTACAGGTTTCAGATAATCATAATGGCAGAATGAATTTTTATGGTTATATAAAAAACCAAGAAACAACTTATCGATTAGATCGTGCTATTTATTTTTCCTATACACCTGTAGATAATAAGGGTAATTACTCAATCGTTATGAATTCTTCATCAGTGACAAACTCTGATAGTACCCCCAATGAAGTATTCTCCAATTTCATTCAATTGGAAAAAGACAAAATAAAATATTATGTGAATGTTACGAGAATGGAAGATAATGTTTATATTTTGAAGGATGAGGCCTATTCTGCCTTCACTTGTTATGTTGAATAA
- a CDS encoding fimbrial protein, producing the protein MRDIYKLIGVFLLFILFPFSSTARDNETDILIQGNLITPPPCHIDNGKDIEVDFGNVSIKSIQGNAQKRQVNYQIQCEENKNNWAMYLTLNGAKSTFDTNGLNTGITNLAVKFQLGDQTLDLGKKYLINPSNPGILWAVLVRDGNKELKTGDFLANGTMLVEYQ; encoded by the coding sequence ATGCGGGACATTTATAAACTTATTGGGGTGTTTTTACTGTTTATCTTATTCCCTTTCTCTTCAACGGCGAGAGATAACGAAACAGACATTTTAATTCAAGGTAATTTAATCACTCCGCCGCCGTGCCATATTGATAATGGTAAAGATATTGAAGTGGATTTTGGTAACGTTTCTATTAAATCCATCCAAGGTAATGCCCAAAAAAGACAAGTGAATTACCAAATCCAGTGTGAAGAAAACAAGAACAACTGGGCCATGTATTTAACGTTAAATGGCGCAAAAAGTACGTTTGATACCAACGGGTTGAATACAGGCATTACTAACCTCGCGGTTAAATTTCAACTGGGCGATCAAACTTTAGATTTAGGCAAAAAATATTTAATTAACCCAAGTAACCCTGGGATACTTTGGGCTGTATTGGTTCGTGATGGTAATAAAGAGCTGAAAACGGGCGACTTTCTTGCAAACGGAACCATGCTGGTGGAGTACCAATAA